One genomic window of Bradyrhizobium sp. B124 includes the following:
- a CDS encoding ribokinase, with translation MGRVFVAGSINMDVVATAERHPRIGETVAGEAVLYFPGGKGANQAISSAKQGVPTTLVGRLGADAFGKELRTFLAAQGVDLSFVKDTGSAHSGTAIITLANADNTIVVVPGANGLVDADDVAAPVLAKGDVAVSQFEIPLPTIAAFFSRARAAGATTILNPAPAKPADKALLDLVDVLILNETELGLLTGAELRDSDDPSRFAEAARTLGRGKIVCVTLGKRGVLALVDDQPLLVPGREVKAVDTTGAGDCFVGALASQLAIGKPLGDALAYANIAASICVQRMGAAPSMPTAQEVAAILSPSRPGEGREP, from the coding sequence ATGGGGCGCGTCTTCGTCGCCGGCAGCATCAATATGGACGTGGTGGCGACCGCCGAGCGCCATCCGCGGATCGGCGAGACCGTCGCCGGCGAGGCCGTGCTGTATTTTCCCGGCGGCAAGGGCGCCAACCAGGCGATATCCTCGGCCAAGCAGGGCGTGCCGACCACGCTGGTCGGCCGGCTCGGCGCCGATGCGTTCGGCAAGGAGCTGAGAACCTTCCTTGCCGCGCAAGGCGTCGATCTCAGCTTCGTCAAGGACACCGGCAGCGCGCATTCGGGCACAGCGATCATCACGCTTGCCAATGCCGACAACACGATCGTCGTCGTGCCCGGCGCCAACGGGCTGGTCGATGCCGATGATGTCGCAGCGCCCGTGCTTGCGAAGGGTGACGTCGCGGTCAGCCAGTTCGAGATCCCGCTGCCGACGATCGCCGCATTCTTCAGCCGCGCCCGCGCCGCCGGCGCCACCACGATCCTCAATCCGGCACCGGCCAAACCGGCCGACAAGGCGCTGCTCGATCTCGTCGATGTCCTGATCCTCAACGAGACCGAGCTTGGCCTGCTCACCGGAGCGGAGCTGCGCGACAGCGACGACCCATCCCGCTTCGCCGAGGCGGCACGAACCTTGGGGCGTGGCAAGATCGTCTGCGTCACGCTCGGCAAGCGCGGCGTGCTGGCGCTGGTCGACGACCAACCGCTGCTCGTGCCTGGACGCGAGGTCAAGGCCGTCGACACCACAGGCGCCGGCGATTGCTTCGTCGGCGCCCTCGCCTCGCAGCTCGCCATCGGCAAGCCGCTCGGCGACGCCCTGGCCTACGCCAACATTGCCGCCTCGATTTGCGTGCAACGGATGGGCGCAGCGCCGTCGATGCCGACGGCGCAGGAGGTGGCCGCTATTCTCTCCCCGAGTCGTCCCGGCGAAGGCCGGGAACCATAA
- a CDS encoding sugar kinase, protein MQALFIGQTYIDVTFITDHMPVGDEKHVADAYAVSFGGNAVTAAFCCAKLGVEPDLIATMANDWLGRMFWDMADRYGISFHPRKVNSSSLSFIMPNDGKRAIVRCRDDQHIHPFPLLNIKGCRALHIDGHQPDAAIHYAKLCREDSILTSLDGGGLRTNTHELLAFIDVAIVAERLCEQMDKTPEQMLDYLKSRGCRVGGITMGERGLLWYDEAGTVQTLPALPIPRKRVIDTNGAGDVFHGAYIYSYLANPGKAWREHFEFARAASTYKIQKLGNEAGLPTLADIAAVKQEFGAAV, encoded by the coding sequence ATGCAGGCTCTCTTCATTGGACAGACCTATATCGACGTCACCTTCATCACGGATCACATGCCTGTCGGCGACGAGAAGCACGTTGCAGACGCCTATGCCGTATCGTTCGGCGGCAACGCGGTGACCGCGGCGTTCTGCTGCGCCAAGCTCGGCGTCGAGCCGGACCTGATCGCCACCATGGCCAATGACTGGCTGGGACGGATGTTCTGGGACATGGCCGACAGGTACGGCATCTCGTTCCATCCCCGCAAGGTGAACTCCTCCTCGCTGTCCTTCATCATGCCCAACGACGGCAAGCGCGCCATCGTCCGCTGCCGCGACGACCAGCACATCCATCCCTTTCCGCTGCTGAACATCAAGGGCTGCCGCGCGCTGCACATCGACGGCCACCAGCCGGACGCCGCGATCCATTACGCGAAGCTGTGCCGTGAGGACAGCATCCTGACCTCGCTCGACGGCGGCGGCCTGCGCACCAACACCCACGAGCTGCTCGCCTTCATCGATGTTGCGATCGTCGCCGAACGGCTGTGCGAGCAGATGGACAAGACGCCGGAGCAGATGCTCGACTATCTCAAGAGCCGCGGCTGCCGGGTCGGCGGCATCACGATGGGTGAGCGCGGCCTGCTCTGGTACGACGAGGCGGGCACGGTGCAAACGCTGCCGGCACTGCCGATTCCGCGCAAGCGCGTGATCGACACCAACGGCGCCGGCGACGTCTTCCACGGCGCCTACATCTATTCCTATCTCGCCAATCCCGGCAAAGCCTGGCGTGAGCATTTCGAGTTCGCGCGCGCAGCGTCGACCTACAAGATCCAGAAGCTCGGCAACGAGGCCGGCCTGCCGACGCTCGCCGACATCGCCGCGGTCAAGCAGGAATTCGGCGCCGCGGTCTGA
- a CDS encoding VOC family protein, with protein MITGLDHVVVLTGDIAAASAAYETLFARAPAWRNSGDGADRVLFTLDNTTLELMAPRGDDDAARRVRSALVTQGEGLASLCFRTSDIARTHRRLERLTLKPEPVAEVESRDETSGATLSWKRTRAATDATRGVRMFFLEREQERPLSVRTTPASITAMDHVVVSTADPERAAALYGARLGLDMALDRSHPEWGRLMFFRCGDLVVEVTHRPGKENTKAETDAPDRLRGICWRVADIEATRARLVAAGVDVSEIRTGRKPGTRVMAVRNGTCGVPTLLVQPSQGKPD; from the coding sequence ATGATCACCGGTCTCGATCATGTCGTCGTCCTCACCGGCGACATTGCTGCCGCCAGCGCCGCCTACGAGACGCTGTTCGCGCGGGCGCCGGCCTGGCGCAACAGCGGCGACGGCGCCGACCGCGTGCTGTTCACGCTCGACAACACGACGCTGGAATTGATGGCGCCGCGCGGCGATGACGATGCCGCCCGGCGCGTCCGCAGCGCGCTCGTCACGCAAGGCGAGGGGCTCGCGAGCCTCTGCTTCCGCACCAGCGATATCGCCAGGACACACCGCAGGCTCGAGCGGCTGACCCTGAAGCCCGAGCCCGTCGCCGAGGTCGAGAGCCGCGACGAGACCAGCGGCGCCACGCTGTCGTGGAAGCGGACGCGCGCGGCGACCGATGCGACACGCGGCGTGCGCATGTTCTTCCTGGAGCGGGAGCAGGAGCGGCCTCTGTCGGTGCGCACCACGCCGGCCTCGATCACCGCGATGGATCATGTGGTGGTCTCGACCGCCGACCCGGAACGAGCGGCCGCACTTTATGGCGCGCGGCTCGGGCTCGACATGGCGCTCGACCGGTCGCATCCCGAGTGGGGCCGGCTGATGTTCTTCCGCTGCGGTGATCTCGTGGTCGAGGTCACGCACCGGCCGGGCAAGGAAAACACCAAGGCGGAGACGGACGCGCCGGACCGGCTGCGCGGCATCTGCTGGCGCGTCGCCGATATCGAGGCCACCCGCGCGCGGCTAGTTGCCGCCGGCGTCGACGTCTCGGAGATTCGCACCGGCCGCAAGCCCGGCACGCGCGTGATGGCGGTGCGCAACGGCACGTGCGGCGTGCCGACGCTTCTGGTGCAGCCCTCACAGGGAAAGCCAGACTAG
- a CDS encoding TetR/AcrR family transcriptional regulator: MRILEAAKQEFAAHGLAGARVDRIAANADANKRMLYYHVGNKEDLYLEVLEGAYEKIRAEERTLDLEHLDPPEAIGRLIDFTWNYFLRNPEFLALLNTENLAKAKHLKRSTKVKSMHSPFVEMIRTVVTRGVESGDFRDAVDPVQLYISIAGLAFFYLSNSATLSVIFGRDLLKKDARDQRLEHMTALVLAALTGKSTAAFGSAMPPRRAAEHRVV; encoded by the coding sequence ATGCGGATTCTCGAGGCGGCCAAGCAGGAATTCGCCGCCCATGGCCTCGCCGGCGCGCGGGTCGACCGCATCGCGGCCAATGCCGACGCCAACAAGCGCATGCTGTACTACCACGTCGGCAATAAGGAGGATCTCTATCTCGAGGTGCTGGAAGGCGCCTACGAGAAGATCCGCGCCGAGGAGCGCACGCTCGACCTCGAGCATCTCGACCCGCCCGAGGCGATCGGGCGCCTGATCGACTTCACGTGGAACTATTTTCTGCGCAATCCCGAGTTCCTGGCGCTGCTGAACACGGAAAACCTCGCCAAGGCAAAGCACCTGAAGCGCTCGACCAAGGTCAAGTCGATGCACTCGCCCTTTGTCGAGATGATCCGCACCGTGGTGACGCGCGGGGTCGAGAGCGGCGATTTCCGCGACGCGGTCGATCCGGTGCAGCTCTATATCTCGATCGCCGGGCTGGCGTTCTTCTATCTCTCCAACAGCGCCACGCTGAGCGTGATCTTCGGCCGCGACCTGCTCAAGAAGGACGCCCGCGACCAGCGCCTCGAGCACATGACTGCGCTGGTGCTGGCGGCGCTGACCGGCAAGTCCACCGCCGCGTTTGGCAGCGCGATGCCGCCGCGGCGCGCGGCGGAACACCGGGTGGTGTGA
- a CDS encoding ABC transporter permease yields MAEAKSPSGVSKVLNAAWVRPFLFLVVIVVAWDLAIRLFHIPAYQIPSPGDVVAVLWSDWPELLRQSWPTTYATICGFLLSALFGIPTAMLIAGSKTVESYVYPLLVFSQSVPKIAIAPLFVVWFGFGIIPKVISAFLLGFFPVVVSAVQGFKSVDPDMVDLARAMQGSRFKVFCAVNLPHAMPAIFSGLKVSVTLAVVGAVVGEFVGSNSGIGYVMQRSIGTFDLPTMFAALVILALLGVILFWIVDRIERLVIPWHVSQRDDIIFAS; encoded by the coding sequence GTGGCGGAGGCAAAGAGCCCTTCGGGCGTGTCGAAGGTGCTGAATGCGGCGTGGGTGCGTCCGTTCCTGTTCCTGGTGGTCATCGTGGTGGCTTGGGACCTCGCGATCCGCCTGTTCCACATCCCGGCCTATCAGATCCCGTCGCCCGGCGACGTCGTCGCGGTGCTGTGGAGCGACTGGCCGGAGCTGCTGCGGCAGTCCTGGCCGACCACCTATGCGACGATCTGCGGTTTCCTGCTCTCGGCGCTGTTCGGCATTCCCACAGCGATGCTGATCGCGGGCTCGAAGACGGTCGAGAGCTACGTCTATCCGCTGCTGGTGTTCTCCCAATCGGTGCCGAAGATCGCGATCGCGCCGCTGTTCGTGGTGTGGTTCGGCTTCGGCATCATCCCCAAGGTGATTTCCGCGTTCCTGCTCGGCTTCTTCCCCGTCGTGGTCTCGGCGGTGCAGGGCTTCAAGTCGGTCGATCCCGACATGGTCGACCTCGCACGCGCGATGCAGGGCAGCCGCTTCAAGGTGTTCTGCGCGGTCAACCTGCCGCACGCGATGCCCGCGATCTTCTCCGGCTTGAAGGTCTCCGTGACGCTCGCCGTGGTCGGCGCGGTGGTCGGCGAGTTCGTCGGCTCCAATTCCGGCATCGGCTATGTGATGCAGCGCTCGATCGGCACCTTCGACCTGCCGACGATGTTCGCCGCGCTGGTGATCCTGGCGCTGCTCGGCGTCATCCTGTTCTGGATCGTCGACCGCATCGAGCGGCTGGTGATCCCCTGGCACGTCAGCCAGCGCGACGACATCATCTTCGCTTCCTAG
- a CDS encoding ABC transporter substrate-binding protein, with the protein MRLLTAVIAALAWTALAVAPASAADKVVLMLNWYVYGEHAPFYYGKAKGIYAAEGIDLEIQEGRGSAATTQAVAAKTADFGYVDVPTMMRAAVKGAPVIATGVLLQTSPMSAMGFVDKNIRKPDDIKGKTVAITPADSMTQIWPLFLKKTGLKESDFQTVAGDGQTKLNAVINGQADLLLGYVMDQSMKIKDATGKDVYPIKFADYGINMVSSGIIANSDYVKANADLVRRFMSATTKAVEAAEKQPKAAAQSILDANPKGGKIDTLTQGFELTIPLYRTPETKAKRPFQVTDQNMTESVNLMVEYGGLDAKAKANPKAFYTNDYLPKGDS; encoded by the coding sequence ATGCGATTGCTCACTGCCGTTATTGCCGCGCTGGCCTGGACCGCGCTTGCGGTGGCGCCGGCGTCTGCGGCCGACAAGGTCGTGCTGATGCTGAACTGGTACGTCTATGGCGAGCACGCGCCGTTCTATTACGGCAAGGCCAAGGGCATCTATGCCGCAGAAGGCATCGACCTCGAGATCCAGGAAGGCCGCGGCTCGGCCGCGACCACGCAGGCGGTGGCGGCCAAGACCGCCGATTTCGGCTATGTCGACGTGCCCACGATGATGCGCGCCGCGGTGAAGGGCGCGCCGGTCATCGCCACCGGCGTGCTGCTGCAGACCAGCCCGATGTCGGCGATGGGCTTCGTCGACAAGAACATCAGGAAGCCGGACGACATCAAGGGCAAGACGGTCGCGATCACGCCGGCGGATTCGATGACGCAGATCTGGCCGCTGTTCCTGAAGAAGACCGGCCTCAAGGAAAGCGACTTCCAGACCGTCGCCGGCGACGGCCAGACCAAGCTCAACGCCGTCATTAACGGCCAGGCCGATCTGCTGCTCGGCTACGTCATGGACCAGTCGATGAAGATCAAGGACGCCACCGGCAAGGACGTCTATCCGATCAAGTTCGCCGACTACGGCATCAACATGGTTTCGTCGGGCATCATCGCGAACTCCGACTACGTGAAGGCCAATGCCGACCTGGTCCGCCGCTTCATGTCGGCGACCACCAAGGCGGTGGAAGCTGCGGAGAAACAGCCGAAGGCGGCCGCGCAGTCGATCCTCGACGCCAACCCGAAGGGCGGCAAGATCGACACGCTGACGCAGGGTTTTGAGCTGACGATCCCGCTCTATCGCACACCCGAAACCAAGGCCAAGCGACCGTTCCAGGTCACCGATCAGAACATGACGGAGTCGGTCAATCTGATGGTCGAATATGGCGGCCTCGACGCCAAGGCCAAGGCCAATCCGAAGGCGTTCTACACCAACGACTATCTGCCGAAGGGCGATTCGTGA
- a CDS encoding ABC transporter ATP-binding protein, which produces MNPATKPAEVNQPAAHLRLVSDRAAGATPGIKLSGVSKTYRSRDGDVPSLRPLDFTINDGEFFVVVGPSGCGKSTLLKMISGLLPPTTGEVLVDGEPVTRPHGNVGIVFQNALLLPWRNILSNVMLPIDMKQLPRDKYLARAKALLKLVGLEGFEKKLPWQLSGGMQQRASICRALVHDPKIMLMDEPFGALDAMTRERMNVELMRIQRETGKTVLLITHSIPEAVFLADRVLVMTERPGAIAAIYDVPMPRPRSLETMSDPVFTELVQRIRKHFFTQGSLD; this is translated from the coding sequence ATGAATCCTGCGACCAAACCAGCCGAAGTCAACCAGCCCGCCGCGCATCTGCGCCTGGTGTCCGACCGCGCCGCCGGCGCCACGCCAGGCATCAAGCTGTCCGGCGTGTCGAAGACCTACCGGTCGCGCGACGGCGACGTGCCGTCGCTGCGGCCGCTCGACTTCACCATCAATGACGGCGAGTTCTTTGTCGTGGTCGGGCCCTCCGGCTGCGGCAAGTCCACGCTGCTCAAGATGATCTCGGGCCTGCTGCCGCCGACGACCGGCGAGGTGCTGGTCGACGGCGAGCCGGTGACCAGGCCGCACGGCAATGTCGGCATCGTGTTCCAGAACGCGCTGCTGCTGCCGTGGCGCAACATCCTGTCCAACGTGATGCTGCCGATCGACATGAAGCAGCTGCCGCGGGACAAATATCTCGCCCGCGCCAAGGCGCTGTTGAAGCTGGTCGGGCTCGAGGGTTTCGAGAAGAAGCTGCCCTGGCAACTGTCCGGCGGCATGCAGCAGCGCGCCTCGATCTGCCGCGCGCTGGTGCATGATCCCAAGATCATGCTGATGGACGAGCCATTCGGCGCGCTCGACGCCATGACGCGCGAGCGGATGAATGTCGAGCTGATGCGGATCCAGCGCGAGACCGGTAAGACCGTGCTCCTGATCACGCACTCGATCCCGGAAGCCGTGTTCCTCGCCGACCGCGTGCTCGTGATGACCGAGCGGCCCGGCGCGATCGCCGCGATCTACGACGTGCCGATGCCACGGCCGCGCTCGCTGGAGACGATGTCCGATCCCGTCTTCACCGAACTGGTGCAACGGATCCGGAAACATTTCTTCACGCAGGGGTCGCTGGACTAA
- a CDS encoding Gfo/Idh/MocA family oxidoreductase: MTTKRLGLIMNGITGRMGLNQHLIRSIVAIREQGGVQLGNGDRIMPDPILVGRDAEKVASLARRFNIERHTTDLDRALADKGDTVFFDAATTQARPSLLTKAINAGKHVYCEKPIATNLEEAVAVVKLANAKGLKHGTVQDKLFLPGLKKLAFLRDSGFFGRMLSVRGEFGYWVFEGGWQEAQRPSWNYRAEDGGGIILDMVCHWRYVLDNLFGEVESVVCIGTTDIPERYDERGNQYQATADDSAYATFKLKGGVIAHINMSWVTRVYRDDLVTFQVDGTHGSAVAGLTDCVIQARQATPRPVWNPDEKRLHDFYADWQRLPENVVYDNGFKEQWEMFIRHVCEDAPYKYTLLEGAKGVQLAECALKSWKERRWIDVAPITV; encoded by the coding sequence ATGACGACCAAACGCCTCGGCCTGATCATGAACGGCATTACGGGCCGGATGGGTCTCAACCAGCATCTGATCCGCTCGATCGTTGCAATCCGCGAGCAGGGCGGCGTACAGCTCGGGAACGGCGACCGCATCATGCCCGATCCGATCCTGGTCGGCCGCGACGCCGAGAAGGTCGCTAGCCTGGCCAGGCGCTTCAACATCGAGCGGCACACCACCGATCTCGATCGCGCGCTGGCCGACAAAGGCGACACCGTGTTCTTCGACGCCGCCACCACGCAGGCGCGGCCCTCGCTGCTGACCAAGGCGATCAACGCCGGCAAGCATGTCTATTGCGAGAAGCCGATCGCGACCAATCTCGAAGAAGCCGTTGCAGTCGTGAAGCTCGCCAATGCCAAGGGGCTCAAGCACGGCACGGTGCAGGACAAGCTGTTCCTGCCGGGCCTGAAGAAGCTCGCCTTCCTGCGTGACTCCGGCTTCTTCGGCCGCATGCTCTCGGTGCGCGGCGAGTTCGGGTATTGGGTGTTCGAGGGCGGCTGGCAGGAGGCACAACGGCCGTCCTGGAACTACCGCGCCGAGGATGGCGGCGGCATCATTCTGGATATGGTCTGCCACTGGCGCTACGTGCTCGACAACCTGTTCGGCGAGGTCGAGAGCGTGGTCTGCATCGGGACGACCGATATCCCCGAACGCTATGACGAGAGGGGCAACCAGTACCAGGCGACGGCCGACGATTCCGCCTACGCCACCTTCAAGCTGAAGGGCGGCGTGATCGCGCATATCAACATGAGCTGGGTGACGCGCGTCTACCGTGACGACCTCGTCACCTTCCAGGTCGACGGCACCCATGGCTCAGCGGTGGCAGGCCTGACCGACTGCGTGATCCAGGCGCGTCAGGCGACGCCGCGGCCGGTGTGGAATCCGGACGAGAAGCGGCTGCATGATTTCTACGCCGACTGGCAGAGGCTTCCTGAGAATGTCGTCTACGACAACGGCTTCAAGGAGCAGTGGGAGATGTTCATCCGCCATGTCTGCGAGGATGCGCCCTACAAATACACGCTGCTCGAAGGCGCCAAGGGCGTGCAGCTCGCCGAATGTGCATTGAAGAGCTGGAAGGAGCGGCGCTGGATCGACGTCGCCCCGATCACGGTCTGA
- a CDS encoding dihydrodipicolinate synthase family protein, whose protein sequence is MNKPVLPVSSLSLKLPTADGGLETYRLAASRTFPAKLEGTLNRVAFSAAHVVADPRADVDPWLTAAIDWDKTIAFREHVWDLGLGVAEAMDTAQRGMGLDWATSLELIQRSVKAAKAKGNALVFSGAGTDHLAAEDAKSIDDVIRAYEEQIEAVEKAGGRIILMASRALAKLGRNADDYAKVYDRVLSQVREPVIIHWLGDMFDPALSGYWGTADLDQAMDTAVAIINANAAKVDGVKVSLLDEQREIDMRRRLDPRVKMYTGDDFNYAELIAGDAKGFSHALLGIFDAIAPAASYALSRLAVGDEAGFHDVLGPTVPLSRHIFKAPTRFYKTGIVFMAYLNGHQDHFTMVGGQESARSTLHLAELFRLADQAGLLANPELATRRMAAIMATRGIDG, encoded by the coding sequence ATGAACAAGCCAGTCCTGCCGGTGTCGTCCTTGTCGTTGAAGCTGCCGACCGCCGACGGCGGTCTCGAGACCTATCGCCTGGCGGCGTCGCGGACCTTTCCGGCGAAGCTCGAGGGCACGCTCAATCGTGTTGCGTTCTCTGCCGCCCATGTGGTGGCAGATCCGCGCGCCGACGTCGATCCCTGGCTGACGGCCGCGATCGACTGGGACAAGACGATCGCGTTCCGCGAACACGTCTGGGACCTCGGCCTTGGTGTGGCCGAGGCGATGGACACCGCGCAGCGCGGCATGGGCCTCGATTGGGCGACCTCGCTCGAACTGATCCAGCGCTCGGTGAAGGCAGCCAAAGCCAAGGGAAACGCGCTGGTGTTCTCGGGCGCCGGCACCGATCATCTTGCGGCGGAAGACGCGAAGTCGATCGATGACGTGATCCGCGCCTATGAGGAGCAGATCGAAGCTGTGGAGAAGGCCGGCGGCCGCATCATCCTGATGGCCTCGCGCGCGCTGGCAAAGCTCGGCAGGAATGCGGACGACTACGCGAAGGTCTATGACCGCGTGCTGTCGCAAGTCCGCGAGCCCGTGATCATCCACTGGCTCGGCGACATGTTCGATCCGGCTCTGTCAGGCTACTGGGGCACGGCCGATCTCGACCAGGCAATGGATACGGCGGTTGCGATCATCAACGCCAATGCCGCCAAGGTGGATGGCGTCAAGGTTTCGCTGCTCGACGAGCAGCGCGAGATCGACATGCGGCGGCGACTCGATCCGCGTGTCAAGATGTACACCGGCGACGACTTCAACTATGCGGAGCTGATCGCCGGCGACGCCAAGGGCTTCTCCCACGCGCTGCTCGGCATCTTCGATGCGATTGCGCCAGCCGCGTCCTACGCGCTGTCGCGGCTGGCCGTCGGTGACGAGGCCGGCTTCCACGACGTGCTGGGACCAACCGTTCCGCTGTCGCGCCACATCTTCAAGGCGCCGACGCGCTTCTACAAGACCGGCATCGTGTTCATGGCGTACCTCAACGGTCATCAGGATCACTTCACGATGGTCGGTGGACAGGAGAGCGCGCGTTCGACCCTGCATCTCGCCGAGCTGTTCCGGCTCGCCGACCAGGCGGGGCTGCTCGCCAATCCGGAGCTCGCGACGCGCCGGATGGCGGCGATCATGGCGACGCGAGGCATCGACGGCTGA
- a CDS encoding sugar phosphate isomerase/epimerase family protein, protein MRDFSEDHRWLSLNTATVRKQGDLIAIIEACARHGIRAIDPWRDQVAGVGLDRAVRAVKDAGLDLSGYCRGGMFTADSAHRSEARDDNRRAIDEAAALGASCIVLVAGGLPQYSRPGSAASKDIAASRNQVHDGIAEMLEYAKQAKLPLAIEPLHPAYAADRACVNTTKHALDICDALDPSRTGAIGVALDVYHIWWDPELKSQIARAGKDRLLAFHVCDWLVPTKDILNDRGMMGDGVIDIRSVRAMVEAEGFAGYSEIEIFSNDWWSRPLDDVLRTCIERHRTVV, encoded by the coding sequence ATGCGTGACTTCTCCGAGGACCACCGCTGGCTGTCGCTGAACACGGCGACGGTCCGCAAGCAGGGCGATCTCATCGCCATCATCGAGGCCTGCGCGCGCCACGGCATCCGGGCTATCGATCCATGGCGCGACCAGGTCGCTGGCGTCGGGCTCGATCGCGCGGTGCGCGCGGTGAAGGACGCCGGGCTCGATCTGTCAGGCTATTGCCGCGGCGGCATGTTCACGGCTGACAGCGCGCATCGCAGCGAGGCGCGCGACGACAACCGCCGCGCGATCGACGAGGCGGCCGCGCTCGGCGCCTCCTGCATCGTGCTCGTGGCAGGCGGTCTGCCGCAATATTCGCGGCCGGGCAGCGCTGCATCCAAGGATATCGCGGCGTCGCGTAACCAGGTGCATGACGGCATCGCCGAGATGCTGGAGTATGCAAAACAGGCAAAGCTGCCGCTCGCGATCGAACCGCTGCATCCGGCCTATGCCGCCGACCGCGCCTGTGTGAATACCACGAAACATGCGCTCGACATCTGCGATGCGCTCGATCCTAGCCGCACCGGCGCGATCGGCGTCGCGCTCGACGTCTATCACATCTGGTGGGATCCCGAACTCAAGAGCCAGATCGCGCGCGCCGGCAAGGACCGGCTGCTCGCGTTCCACGTCTGCGACTGGCTGGTGCCGACGAAAGACATCCTCAACGATCGCGGCATGATGGGCGACGGCGTCATCGACATCAGATCGGTGCGCGCAATGGTCGAAGCGGAGGGCTTTGCCGGCTATTCGGAGATCGAGATCTTCTCGAATGACTGGTGGAGCCGGCCCTTGGACGACGTGCTGCGGACCTGCATCGAGCGGCATCGGACGGTGGTCTGA
- a CDS encoding alpha-hydroxy acid oxidase, which yields MRLSDCHNFHDFRELARRRLPGPIFDYIDGGADDEATLRQNTASFERCDLVPNVLRGVENVDLSVTVMGQKLATPFYCSPTALQRLFHHEGERAVAAAAAKYGTMFGVSSLGTVSLEELRKAYATPQVYQFYFHRDRGLNTAMMQRAKQAGVNVMMLTVDSITGGNRERDLRTGFSIPFRLTLGGMLQFAIKPAWAINYVTHESFKLPQLDEHVDMSGGAMSIGRYFTEMLDPAMTWDDVAQMVRQWNGQFCLKGVMSVDDAKRAVEIGCTGIILSNHGGRQLDGSRAAFDQLAEIVDAVGDRIDVMMDGGIKRGSHVLKALSLGAKAVGLGRFYLYPLASAGQAGVERALGLLQAELVRDMRLMGCSSISQLSRANLRFR from the coding sequence ATGCGTTTGAGCGATTGCCACAATTTCCATGACTTCCGCGAACTGGCAAGGCGCCGGCTTCCGGGGCCGATCTTCGACTACATCGACGGTGGAGCGGACGATGAGGCGACGCTTCGGCAGAACACCGCGAGCTTCGAGCGTTGCGATCTGGTGCCCAATGTCCTGCGCGGTGTGGAGAACGTCGATCTCTCGGTCACCGTGATGGGCCAGAAGCTGGCAACGCCGTTCTATTGTTCGCCGACCGCGCTGCAGCGTCTGTTTCATCATGAGGGCGAACGGGCCGTCGCCGCTGCGGCGGCGAAATACGGAACGATGTTCGGCGTGTCCTCGCTCGGGACCGTGAGTCTGGAGGAATTGCGCAAGGCTTACGCTACGCCGCAGGTCTATCAGTTCTATTTCCACCGGGATCGAGGCCTGAACACGGCGATGATGCAGCGCGCCAAGCAGGCCGGCGTCAACGTGATGATGTTGACTGTCGACAGCATCACCGGGGGCAACCGCGAGCGCGACCTGCGGACCGGGTTTTCGATTCCGTTCAGGCTCACGCTCGGCGGCATGCTGCAATTCGCCATCAAGCCTGCCTGGGCCATCAACTACGTCACGCATGAGAGCTTCAAGCTGCCGCAGCTCGACGAGCATGTCGATATGAGCGGCGGTGCGATGTCGATCGGGCGCTATTTCACGGAAATGCTCGATCCGGCCATGACATGGGACGATGTCGCGCAAATGGTCCGGCAGTGGAACGGCCAGTTCTGCCTGAAGGGCGTCATGTCGGTCGATGATGCGAAGCGCGCGGTTGAGATCGGCTGCACCGGCATCATCCTGTCCAACCATGGCGGCCGGCAGCTCGATGGCTCGCGGGCGGCGTTCGATCAACTGGCCGAGATCGTCGATGCCGTGGGCGACCGGATCGACGTGATGATGGACGGCGGCATCAAGCGGGGCAGCCATGTCTTGAAGGCGCTGTCGCTCGGCGCGAAGGCCGTCGGCCTAGGACGCTTCTATCTCTATCCGCTGGCGTCGGCCGGCCAGGCCGGAGTCGAGCGGGCGCTTGGTCTGCTGCAGGCGGAGCTGGTGCGGGACATGCGGCTGATGGGGTGTTCCTCGATCAGCCAGCTCTCCCGCGCAAACTTGCGGTTCAGATAG